gcaaccaaatactaacaaagtggatGTAAAcatttgacccactgggaatgtgatgaaagaaataaaagctgaaataaatcattctctctactattattctgacattttacattcttaaaataaagtagtgatcctaactgacctaaggtggggaatgttttcttcgattaaatatcaggaattgtgaaaaactgagtttaaatgtatttggctaaggtgtatgtaaacttctgatttcaactgtacatgtgtctgagtgatgacaactaaaagtagctggtgccagccagacatcacttcagtctattacgattgacttcagaggatgaactgatgccaactccaaccataagacatgggatacttcatattccactgcctgaaccttggacttaggatagacctcaccaaaatgaccggctagttgaactgcgatgcaccttactcatctctgcctacatcaccttggtctaatgatggactacactcctgaaatggaatacatagactatcaattaattgccaacaaaagccttaatcagccaactaacaaaggacaatgcatctatatgtaaacttctgcagttaatccaggatggacttcaaagacattagtcattaatcttacagttcataaaaaatctttgtttgaaaaatggcccttaacacttacttagtttactaattttaaaccatgacttacactgcacataaataagtaatactggcattatatttatgctgttagccagaggggaactggcccccacagtgagcctagtttctcccaaggttatttttctccattaactaacatcttatggagttttgtgttccttgcctcagtcgccttcggcttgctcactggggttctaaatacaattattattaaattatttatttttatacaaaatttataatcatatttatcaaactacacaatgatgacctaagactttatagatattacagtttcattttctgttaatgcatgattttctgtaaagctgctttgaaacgatgtgagttttgaaaagcactatacaaataaaaatgatttgacttgacttggtgagaagaatatcatctcagaatgctattttgagatgtgggttggtgctgttttgatctacacaatattaggcaggtggttttaatgttttggctgatcgtgaaaatcccaggagatcagcagttacagatatactcaaaccagcccatcatccatgcgattatctattcagccaatcatgtggcagcaaagcagtgcataaaaccatgcagatacgggtctggagcttcagttaatgttcacatcaaccatcagaatgggtaaaaattgtgatctgttatttggaccatggcatgattgttggcgccagagtggctggtttgagtatttctgtaactgctgatctcctgagattttcacgcataacagtctctagaatggtgccaaaaacaaaaaacatccattgagcgacagttctgtagatggaaatgccttgttgatgagagaggtcaaccgaaaatatacacatacacgcacacgtATGTTATATATGACACATATATAAATAACTAAACATGAGATGTAATGCCCAGCCTTTACATAACTCTTGGCACAGTAAACTGCAGGCTCAGACTCAAGGATTGGAGAGTTTCCTATAACAATTTCCAAAAAGgcccaaaacaggcactctctcAATAACTTTTCCATGTTTCTTCAGCACATCTGGTTTTCATTAAGCTCGCATTCCTGAGTTCATGTCCATCAATGGAAAAAAATTcacataacactttttttttcctttcacatTCATCTAACTGGCTCCCTCACTGTTCTGCCACAGAGATCAAGACCATTTTCATTGCATACATTTCTGATTCAAATTCTTTGCTAGTCAGAGTTGCATCTTTTAACCCCTAATGCAGGTAACCATACATACAATTTGTAAAACAAGATTTATTAACATCTTTAGAGCACtattaaaaagagaaaaagaagagaagaaaCTACACAGGTAAAAAccatttatgttaaaaaaaaaatgataattttagaTATAGAAAACACAGGTATACTGAGTTATGTTTTTTACGGGACTGACCTGGTTTGTAgttgtttttttactttcaccGTCATCTTGTGCAGATTCTCAGCTCACAGCTGTCTCCACCAACTGTGCGTGAGCAGATGCATTAGCAATGTTTTAGTGAAGAATCCCACCCTTTTCTGACGACAGAAGGAGGTCTGTAACTTCTGAGGAGAAAATCTTTATGGCGAATTAAgcaaatgtatttcattattttaatatataacctCATTGCATGTACTGCTACTAAGGACACAAAAACGTTTAAATGTatgtttcatttacattttatttgataaGTGTTACCATAAAGAAATATGagatacattttgattaaaagCTCTCTCCACAACAAAGAACATTTTCCAAAACATTGTGTATTGTTAGAATACAAGGTCCCACTTTTAAGTATGTATGTTCTTTGCCTGATATAACTCATTTCATTATCGTAATGAACAGTATTAGGATTAAATTTTATgatgtattaatttaattcattgtgCAACTGTATACACCTGcatcttttatttaattattaggaAAGTAATACATAAACCACTTAGTGAATTTTACTGTCTTTGGTAAGACAGAAAACAAACTATGGACCTTATTCAAAATAAGGTCAGAATAAGCTCTGAATAATGTCTATGGTCATCTCATGTGTTCAATAGTTGCAGGTCATAAACAGCAACACCCTGCATTtcacaaaagcacataaaagtggGCAAAGTCTGTAATATGAACAGATCTATACACATCTCTCAATTTAGTTCCCATTCACAATCTCTTGATGTCCGAGGAACTGCTGAGGAACGGTTTCCTTCCACATATTTAACACATAACTTAGCATGTTTTCCCAATGCGGGCCATCACTCAGTGTTCCATCCTTCAGGGGTGCATTGGTTCGTATCACACTGCTTTCAGTTTTCGCCTCATCACTTTGTTCAGCTGTCACTCCAGGGTTAGGGTTGGTGACCATACCAAGGAAGAGAGGAGTGAAGGAAGCATCATCCACCAATGCAAAGATGAATGGCATGTTGACTGCAAAAGTAGGAACGGTACGCACTAGTGTAACAGAGGTCGCGGCTGAGGCCTCAGCTCCCTCCTCACTTAGCTCCATGCTTGAGGCATGCTGTACACCTGAGACCACTAAAGGGCCCTGTGCAATTCTGGAGAGTTCAGGCCCAGTAAACAGCAAGCCCAGACCTGAAGAAAAGAGATGAGAGTATGGGAATAAACCATGGGATAAGAATTGGCTGGTTAGAATTTCCTGTTAgctcctgctggtagatgctggaactacaccctttggcataaaagcatgtttctcAATTGACAGTCATCAAAAGTAGCCATGTTTTCTAAGAAGTGGTAGCTTATGCGATGTTTCTGGTAGAGGTCTCGTAGTAAGCATTACGTCATTCATTCGTTcaattcaggcatctcatccaatcatgatCCGGCCCACGCCTTATAAGCTCCGCACAGCTGTCTCTTATCACTCGTTAGGCCATGTTGCTTTCACCCACCACCAATCcaacaccaccagtttaggtcccgtccttcTATATGGGGTAAGCTCCTCTACCCTGCAACCATCGTATTCCaacaggatctgacggttcgagCAAGAATCCTGACGCTGAATCATAGGACGGGTCTTACTCCAAGGGGAAATATTCTTTACTAACTTACATTCCTTTACTTTTTAAGGAAAAGATATCTTTACTTTTTCCCTTATTCACCTATATTTTCCCTTATCTGCCGCTATTGATGAGTGATCATTCACATGGCAGCCGATCCCGAAGCTGAGCACCCATGAACAAAGATGGTAGCCTCGATTTTGCGTACTTCCAGGGAGCCCTGCACTAGCCAAGCAGATGCAATTAAAAAGAATGCATGCTGAAGGATAGAAATTTTACAGTCCTGTTTTCCTAAATATTAAACTCTCTCTTCACAACAACATTGATCAACTTCATGTGGACAGATAATATATTCAAGGACTTAACCTCGAAATGGCATGTTAACACCACATGAGGGAAAACTGACAAGTTTTGATGAAATTCACAGCAAAATGTCAATCAAAAACCGGCTTTTGTTCCTTACCCATGTTTGTGAGTGCTTGCCGCAGATCCTGTCGGTACTCAAGTTTAAATTTGGGTAGTTTTACATGCATAGACTTCTCATTAGGGAGATGTTCATACAGGTCTGATATGTTGAGCTTTGCAGCCGCAGCTGACAAATTTCCATGTGTTGGCACTGGCATTACCACCAAAAGACTTATATTTCCTTGGAAAGGGAACCTTGCAACCTGAGGGGATATGGACAAACACCAACCCTTTTTGAAtaatttagaaaataataataataaaaaataaagaacaaaatcaTGATTAATCAAAAAATAAGCTGAACAAAAAGTCGGACCTGTGTGCCGTCCTTTCTATCTACAAACATGCTGAGTGGATATTTGGATCCCATCATCATGTCCACCTTTACAGAAGTTTTTTTGTCAATGTAGAAGATATCTTTTACAGTAAACTTTGAATCAAAGCGAGACTGCCACTGCCCTAAGAGTAAGTAGTGAAATGTTTAAGTGTTTATAGCACATCAAACAGAGTTTTAATGTAGGGTGCTTCATATCTTTTTATTACAAAACTTTCTGTTATAGCTTGATTGCCACAAAAAGTTATTACTGCTGTCTGAATGCAGACAAATTGGACCAACCTTTAAAATGAATGGCGTTTATCAGCATAACAACAACATTAGTTGGAAGACTGGACATAAAGTTGGTTATGCAACCTTTGGTGGCTTCTTCCACCCAATGATTGATTTCCTCAATGGAGGTCAGTTGTGCAGCTTTAGATTTATACAAGTGCAAAGATCTGTCCGCAAAGTCCTGGTTCACCCTAAAACCTTTTCAAAGAAAAAAGCAACTGGAAAATCTATAAAAGACACCAGTAACCTGAATAAGAATAGCATTTTAAGTGAGTCAACAAATGCTTTGTTCTGAACCTGAAGCTCAAAATCATCTTACAGTTTTATCAGGTAAAGCCTGAATGAGGAAAAATGTCATCCTCACCTGGTATGAGGTAGAGACGGGATGCCATTTTGACAGCCTTGGCAGTTAGTTGCTCTTGGAGACAGCTTAAGGTTTCATGAAAATTAGTCAACTCTTGTGGCTGAAGGACTTCTAACAACTTCTCCTCTGTCTTGTTCCTAGCTCCTAATGAGTTAAAAACACACAtattaacacacaaacacacacacacacaaaaacgaaATAACTAGAATGCACCTGCTCTTTTGCATTTAATTATCTAATGTGTACCAAAATGGCAACaataggatgagtaaataataacaaaacctTTGTTTTAGGGTGAATTATCCCTGATGTCTGTATGTGTATGCTAAAAACTGCTCCAATTCCTCACCCAAAGCAAGCTCAGCAAGAGCAAGAGAGACACTCAGAGGAGATATAATTATATTTGGTTGCTCAGGCCTAGGCTGCAGATTCTTTAAAAGCTCCATGCCAAGTTTTGCCACTGCACCACCAACTGCACGTTGAGCCTCTAGACTTAAGATGTCATTGCAATTCCCTTTGCCATTATCTGTTGCATCAGAAGCCTGGAATGGAAGAGAGTGCCAGAGATAGGCAGATATAAGACTGTGCTTTTTAGAAAGAAGCTAGAGACACTGTTAGCAAAACAGTGTGGATGGACAGGTTTAGGAGTAAAATGTTATATCCAAGACAGTTAATGAAGAAGCTGTTTCTTACCATAAGTTCAGACCTAAAGAAACAGATCAGGGTAAGCACTACTAGACAGTGCTTCATGTTGTAACAGttggcctggaaaacacaatacAGAACATCTGGCATTGGCTTCAGAGAAAAACAATAATTAGCAATAACATcattgtggcagcaggggcgtggtcgagcatccgcccagagagagagaaagcg
The DNA window shown above is from Myxocyprinus asiaticus isolate MX2 ecotype Aquarium Trade chromosome 40, UBuf_Myxa_2, whole genome shotgun sequence and carries:
- the LOC127431276 gene encoding alpha-2-antiplasmin-like; the encoded protein is MKHCLVVLTLICFFRSELMASDATDNGKGNCNDILSLEAQRAVGGAVAKLGMELLKNLQPRPEQPNIIISPLSVSLALAELALGARNKTEEKLLEVLQPQELTNFHETLSCLQEQLTAKAVKMASRLYLIPGFRVNQDFADRSLHLYKSKAAQLTSIEEINHWVEEATKGCITNFMSSLPTNVVVMLINAIHFKGQWQSRFDSKFTVKDIFYIDKKTSVKVDMMMGSKYPLSMFVDRKDGTQVARFPFQGNISLLVVMPVPTHGNLSAAAAKLNISDLYEHLPNEKSMHVKLPKFKLEYRQDLRQALTNMGLGLLFTGPELSRIAQGPLVVSGVQHASSMELSEEGAEASAATSVTLVRTVPTFAVNMPFIFALVDDASFTPLFLGMVTNPNPGVTAEQSDEAKTESSVIRTNAPLKDGTLSDGPHWENMLSYVLNMWKETVPQQFLGHQEIVNGN